The following nucleotide sequence is from Osmia lignaria lignaria isolate PbOS001 chromosome 16, iyOsmLign1, whole genome shotgun sequence.
tttcggaaatattggacagccgctACCATAAACACCTGTTTTTACGTAAAGTACGCGCAAAGCTACGGCCATAGGATGCGTTGAGAGCCGAGTCAACAGAGGTCGTAAATCTCTATTCGATGTCACACCGATAACTTTAAACACCTACGTCCCTACGACCGTTTAAGATGATAGGAGAGGATGTGTTTTGGTTAAAAGTTCAAGAATGTAGACATATATAAGGTAAAACTGAATTATTTAATTGCGAAAAAAAGACTATTGATGGTAAAAAATAGATTGACGTTGTGACGGTCCTGCGGTGGACCGGGAGGAAGGGCGGCTCAGACGGATGTTCAAGGTTCTTCGCTGAATGAGTACTCGGTTGGATATGGGTTGAAACGTGTTTATTCTTAAATTACCTTACTTACTAACGATTTACAGGTGATGCGGCGGAAATCTTAAGTTCTTAGACTGTGGCTGGTCGCGGTGTCGGGGCGCGGTCTTAATTCTACGCGGTTCGGACGCGGGTCTTACATCTATTAAACGCGGCTTAAATCTACGGTTAACGGCGCGGGTCTTACTAGTATAGTCGCGGATCTTATAGCTACGGTTCGCGGCGCGAGTCTTAATGTCTAGATGCGATCGCGTGAACAACGTTTCGCAGTGGGGTAGACGGGATGAGGGGTCGTAGGAGCGGTAGTGGCCGTAGCAATGGTTCCCTTGGTCAGTTGGCGAACGCCGTCCCTCGGGCCTGGCCAGAGGACCTTTGTCCCGTCTGCTGGTCGCTTCCGCCAGGGCAGAACGAAGGTCAGGGGTTGCCAAAGATGCTGGAAGGTCAGACAGGCCTTCCGCGTGCGTAGGTTATCGGCCGTTCGGCGGGGCGGCCGGATTTCACCAAACCGTCCCGGAGCCGTGGAGGAAGCAGGAATACAAAAAGGAGTTATGCTTGGCTCGTTCGTATCGGCGGTTGCAACGGTGCGTGTTCGCTACGATTCGCTATCTCGGTACAGAGCCGACTCGCTCTCTAGGCCTCGCGGGCCGCCTTATATTCCGCCAGGCGGCTCGCGGCCCTCTCGCAGTCGCGGCGCTGTGCTGCGCCTCGCTGGTGGTATGGTGGGGGTCGGGCTCGCGTACCCGTCACAACGTGATCGACAAGTATTTGACTACTATTATACGCAGGAAGATAATGTTTCCCTTGAGGAGAGTAAGATGTTTCTCCTCGTGAATTTTAGTTTGAACTACTAGAAGACTGATTCCTTCAAGAGTTTCTCGACTTTCGCAAATCGTGGGAGTCGGCTTCACTACCTGATTGGTAAATCTTTCACCAATGAGATGATAGATTTGTGGCGGCAGCCTAGGGACTTTTCTAGGCCGAGACAGAGTTGTGCGCACAGGTTGGCGACACGACTCGACGGCGCCACTAGAACAAGAGAAGACTGACGCGCAAAGAGACGTGACGCGTAATAAGACTTAAATAAATACCGTTATTGTTGCGAGTGTTTAGTTATTCAACAACCCTACAATTGGTGACCCCGACGTGAGTGAAAAGAGACATTTTGCTTTAATCGCGCGGGttgtgtaaaattaaaaaaaaaaaaaaagacagacTATGCCGCGTGAAGAAGCCGGTAATGCGTCAGTCGCAGCGGTTAGCGTCAAGGTGCCCCCGTTTTGGGTGGAAGAACCCGAGACGTGGTTTGCGCAGCTGGAGGGCCAGTTTCATGTGGCCGGGATATCGGTGGATGCCACAAAATTTGCCTACGTCGTCGGCAACCTCGAGGGACGCTACGCGAGGGAAGTGGCCGATGTAATCAAGAACCCGCCAGCTGCGGACAGGTATGATACGCTTAAGCGTCAATTAATCGCCAGGTTGTCGCAGTCGGAAGACAAAAAGCTCCGGCAATTActggaaaaggaaaaattggGTGATCGCTCGCCCAGCCAATTCTTGAGGCATCTAAAAGGCCTGGGAGGAGAAGCGGTACCTGAAAAGCTTTTAAGAAGCATTTGGTCTAGCAGGCTGCCACAAACGGTGCAAGCTATCCTGGCTACCCAGGAGACCGCACCTTTGGAAGACGCCATAGTTTTGGCAGACAAAGTGTACGAATTAGCCCCACGTGCGCCGGGGACAAGATGGCGGCGGTGGAAGGACCCTCTGCGACGTCCGCCCTAGAGCGGAAAGTAGAAGAGTTAACCAAAATGGTGGAGCAGATGGCGCGTCGGTCAAGAAGCCCGTGGAAGTACAGAGGGCGCGGAAAATCACGCGGCCGAAGCCCGAGTGCAAAGCGCGCTCAGACGTCAAAGAAAAGGTATGATGATTGCTAGTATCATTATAAATGGGGGGAACAAGCGAATAAATGCATTCCGCCCTGCAAATACGCCCCATCGGCTTCGGGAAACTAATTAGCCGGACCGGCATGGGGGTAATCGGAACGGCAACGAGATCGTGCCGCCTTTTCCTGCAGGACCGAGCCTCTAAACTTGAATACCTGATAG
It contains:
- the LOC117600704 gene encoding uncharacterized protein LOC117600704, with product MPREEAGNASVAAVSVKVPPFWVEEPETWFAQLEGQFHVAGISVDATKFAYVVGNLEGRYAREVADVIKNPPAADRYDTLKRQLIARLSQSEDKKLRQLLEKEKLGDRSPSQFLRHLKGLGGEAVPEKLLRSIWSSRLPQTVQAILATQETAPLEDAIVLADKVYELAPRAPGTRWRRWKDPLRRPP